The Amycolatopsis sp. 195334CR genome window below encodes:
- a CDS encoding thioesterase family protein, which yields MAHRALVRPRWSDMDVYGHVNHANMVTLLEEARVPLLFGESAAAGLTELAKGIVVVSLQVDYRAPVVVGNDDVLVEMTMTELRYSSFTIAYRVHTGPDEADKVAVTAQTKLAPYDVGTERPRRLTEDERDFLRRGLGESDA from the coding sequence ATGGCACACCGCGCACTGGTCCGGCCGCGCTGGTCGGACATGGACGTCTACGGCCACGTCAACCACGCCAACATGGTCACCCTGCTGGAGGAGGCCAGGGTGCCGCTGCTGTTCGGCGAGTCGGCCGCGGCCGGGCTGACCGAGCTGGCGAAGGGCATCGTGGTGGTCTCGCTGCAGGTCGACTACCGGGCACCGGTGGTGGTCGGCAACGACGACGTGCTGGTCGAGATGACCATGACCGAGCTGCGGTACTCCTCGTTCACCATCGCCTACCGGGTGCACACCGGGCCGGACGAAGCGGACAAGGTGGCCGTGACCGCGCAGACCAAGCTGGCGCCCTACGATGTGGGTACCGAGCGCCCGCGCCGGCTCACCGAGGACGAGCGGGATTTCCTGCGGCGCGGATTAGGGGAGTCGGATGCCTGA
- a CDS encoding DUF305 domain-containing protein yields MTRTVTAAIAAGLACVVLAGCSNEPVPPPQPSAGVLVPGKPGEAATEVPPGEAAQHQQNVTISEADVNYVTNMIPHHRQALVMTALVADRASNELVRGVSSRIDVAQGAEIAQMSSWLTEHGKPVPPEDTGGHAGHGSHGGHDHSTMPGMATPEQLDALRAAKGTDFDRLFLELMIRHHEGALTMAEQQLGGGLNVRAQEMAQEVLTGQTAEIERMRAIQLP; encoded by the coding sequence ATGACACGAACAGTGACCGCCGCGATCGCCGCCGGGCTCGCCTGCGTGGTGCTGGCGGGGTGCTCGAACGAGCCGGTCCCGCCCCCGCAACCCTCGGCGGGGGTGCTCGTTCCCGGCAAACCCGGTGAGGCCGCCACCGAGGTCCCGCCCGGGGAAGCCGCGCAGCATCAGCAGAACGTGACGATCAGCGAAGCCGATGTGAACTACGTCACCAACATGATCCCGCACCACCGGCAGGCGCTCGTGATGACCGCGCTGGTGGCCGACCGCGCGAGCAACGAGCTGGTGCGCGGGGTGTCGAGCCGGATCGACGTGGCGCAGGGCGCCGAAATCGCGCAGATGTCCTCCTGGCTCACCGAGCACGGGAAGCCGGTGCCGCCCGAGGACACCGGCGGGCACGCGGGGCACGGTTCACACGGCGGTCACGACCACTCCACCATGCCGGGCATGGCCACCCCGGAGCAGCTGGACGCGTTGCGCGCGGCGAAGGGCACCGACTTCGACCGGTTGTTCCTGGAACTGATGATCCGCCACCACGAGGGCGCGCTGACCATGGCGGAGCAGCAGCTCGGCGGTGGGCTCAACGTCCGCGCGCAGGAGATGGCGCAGGAAGTGCTCACCGGGCAGACCGCCGAGATCGAGCGGATGCGCGCGATTCAGCTCCCGTAG
- a CDS encoding LVIVD repeat-containing protein — MNRIFRTHRLSRVFVAAAGAVGLALSGVAGVPGAVAQSGIPPVDQIVHSPNIRQIANIPKQAPFNTTNALGTDIAFTKDHAIVGNYDGFVIYDIKQPSKPKIVSQVLCPGAQNDVSVVGDLLFLSTDSSRSDDSCQSTPLPASNKAAWEGIKVFDISDLAKPRYVSAVETDCGSHTHTLVPDEKTDSTLLYISSYAPASNLPDCQPPHDKVSIVKVPNQAPEDAALIATPVLFPDGGNPGGDNPDGTRRSATTGCHDLTAYPEKDLIGGACMGDGVLIDIKDRLNPRVIERVQDNVNFAFWHSATFNNDGTKVIFTDELGGGGQAICNAKFGPNRGADGIYDITGSGDDRKLEFRSYYKISRYQADTENCVAHNGSLIPVKGRDIMVQAWYQGGISVWDFTDSANPKEIAWWDRGPLSNTESITGGSWSAYYYNGYIYSSDIQKGLDVLDVRDRATAPAKSVKYDQFNPQTQPRYGR, encoded by the coding sequence GTGAACAGGATTTTCCGGACCCACCGCCTTTCCCGTGTGTTCGTGGCGGCGGCCGGTGCGGTCGGCCTCGCGCTCTCCGGCGTCGCCGGGGTCCCGGGCGCGGTCGCCCAGAGCGGGATCCCGCCGGTCGACCAGATCGTGCACAGCCCGAACATCCGGCAGATCGCCAACATCCCGAAGCAGGCGCCGTTCAACACGACGAACGCGCTCGGCACCGACATCGCCTTCACCAAGGACCACGCGATCGTCGGCAACTACGACGGCTTCGTCATCTACGACATCAAGCAGCCGTCGAAGCCGAAGATCGTCAGCCAGGTGCTCTGCCCCGGTGCGCAGAACGACGTCTCGGTGGTCGGTGACCTGCTCTTCCTCTCCACCGACTCCTCGCGCAGCGACGATTCCTGCCAGAGCACCCCGCTGCCCGCCTCGAACAAGGCGGCGTGGGAGGGCATCAAGGTCTTCGACATCTCCGACCTGGCGAAGCCGCGCTACGTCTCCGCGGTGGAGACCGACTGCGGTTCGCACACCCACACGCTGGTGCCGGACGAGAAGACCGACTCCACGCTGCTCTACATCTCCTCGTACGCGCCGGCCTCGAACCTGCCGGACTGCCAGCCGCCGCACGACAAGGTGTCCATCGTCAAGGTGCCGAACCAGGCCCCGGAGGACGCGGCGCTGATCGCCACCCCGGTGCTCTTCCCGGACGGCGGCAACCCCGGTGGCGACAACCCGGACGGCACGCGCCGCTCGGCCACCACCGGCTGCCACGACCTCACCGCGTACCCGGAGAAGGACCTGATCGGCGGCGCCTGCATGGGTGACGGCGTGCTGATCGACATCAAGGACCGGCTGAACCCGCGGGTGATCGAGCGGGTGCAGGACAACGTGAACTTCGCGTTCTGGCACTCGGCCACGTTCAACAACGACGGCACCAAGGTCATCTTCACCGACGAGCTGGGTGGCGGTGGCCAGGCCATCTGCAACGCGAAGTTCGGCCCGAACCGCGGTGCCGACGGCATCTACGACATCACCGGCTCCGGCGACGACCGCAAGCTCGAGTTCCGCAGCTACTACAAGATCTCGCGCTACCAGGCCGACACGGAGAACTGCGTGGCGCACAACGGTTCGCTGATCCCGGTCAAGGGCCGCGACATCATGGTGCAGGCCTGGTACCAGGGCGGCATCTCGGTGTGGGACTTCACCGACTCGGCGAACCCCAAGGAGATCGCCTGGTGGGACCGCGGCCCGCTGTCGAACACCGAGAGCATCACCGGCGGCTCGTGGTCGGCGTACTACTACAACGGCTACATCTACTCGTCGGACATCCAGAAGGGCCTCGATGTGCTCGATGTGCGTGACCGCGCCACCGCGCCCGCGAAGTCCGTGAAGTACGACCAGTTCAACCCCCAGACGCAGCCGCGCTACGGCCGCTGA
- a CDS encoding glycoside hydrolase family 13 protein, with amino-acid sequence MRRAADSRTTAAGEVQWWRDSVFYQVYVRSFADSDGDGVGDLDGIRSRLGYLELLGVDALWLTPFYRSPMADNGYDISDPRAVDPLFGDLAAFDRLLEAAHARGMKVTIDLVPNHTSDQHEWFTAALASLPGSPERERYIFREGLGITGEHPPNNWVSAFGGPAWTRVPDGQWYLHLFAPEQPDLNWGNPEVPADLERTLRFWLDRGVDGFRIDVAHGMAKPPGLPDMDLRAAAADALISGDYRDIPDRRFDNDGVHEIHQMIRKVLDEYPGTMAVGEIWVSDEERFARYLRPDELHLGFNFRLVLTHFDADAMRASIERSLAIAGSAGVAATWTLSNHDVWRQVSRYGGGEQGVRRARAMALVELALPGAIYLYNGEELGLANVDLPAEALVDPRVRTAGPDGGRDGCRVPIPWEGKEPPFGFSTADRAWLPMPDDWAELTVEAQLEDADSTLSLYRHALELRHQHPAFDGDEVEWYGAPAGCFALRRKPGGLVCALNTSAAPVDLPPGEVLLSSSPLVEGKLPPDAAAWLI; translated from the coding sequence GTGCGCAGAGCTGCCGACAGCAGAACCACCGCGGCTGGCGAGGTCCAGTGGTGGCGTGACAGCGTTTTCTACCAGGTCTACGTCCGGTCGTTCGCCGACTCCGACGGCGACGGGGTCGGTGACCTGGACGGGATCCGCAGCAGACTCGGGTACCTGGAGCTGCTGGGGGTCGACGCGCTGTGGCTGACCCCGTTCTACCGCTCGCCGATGGCCGACAACGGTTACGACATCTCGGATCCCCGTGCGGTCGACCCGTTGTTCGGCGATCTGGCCGCCTTCGACCGGTTGCTCGAAGCGGCCCACGCGCGCGGCATGAAGGTCACCATCGACCTGGTGCCCAACCACACCAGCGACCAGCACGAGTGGTTCACCGCCGCGCTGGCCTCGCTGCCGGGCAGTCCCGAGCGGGAGCGCTACATCTTCCGCGAAGGCCTCGGCATCACCGGTGAGCACCCGCCGAACAACTGGGTCAGCGCGTTCGGCGGCCCGGCGTGGACCAGGGTGCCGGACGGCCAGTGGTACCTGCACCTGTTCGCGCCGGAGCAGCCGGACCTCAACTGGGGCAATCCGGAGGTGCCCGCCGACCTCGAGCGGACGCTGCGGTTCTGGCTGGACCGCGGGGTCGACGGGTTCCGCATCGACGTGGCGCACGGCATGGCGAAACCGCCCGGCCTGCCCGACATGGACCTGCGGGCGGCCGCCGCGGACGCGCTGATCAGCGGGGACTACCGCGACATCCCCGACCGCCGCTTCGACAACGACGGCGTGCACGAGATCCACCAGATGATCCGCAAGGTGCTCGACGAGTACCCGGGCACGATGGCCGTCGGGGAGATCTGGGTGTCCGACGAGGAGCGCTTCGCCCGCTACCTCCGGCCGGACGAACTCCACCTCGGCTTCAACTTCCGCCTGGTGCTCACCCATTTCGACGCCGACGCGATGCGGGCGTCGATCGAACGCTCGCTGGCGATCGCCGGCAGTGCCGGGGTGGCCGCCACCTGGACGCTCTCCAACCACGACGTCTGGCGGCAGGTGAGCCGGTACGGCGGCGGCGAGCAGGGCGTGCGGCGGGCGCGCGCGATGGCGCTGGTGGAACTGGCCCTGCCGGGCGCGATCTACCTGTACAACGGCGAAGAACTCGGTCTGGCCAATGTGGACCTTCCGGCGGAGGCGCTGGTGGACCCGCGGGTGCGCACGGCGGGCCCGGACGGGGGCCGCGACGGCTGCCGCGTGCCGATCCCCTGGGAGGGCAAGGAACCGCCGTTCGGCTTCTCCACCGCGGACCGCGCCTGGCTGCCGATGCCGGACGACTGGGCCGAGCTGACCGTGGAGGCGCAACTGGAGGACGCCGACTCCACGCTCTCGCTCTACCGGCACGCGCTGGAACTGCGGCACCAGCATCCGGCCTTCGACGGCGACGAGGTCGAGTGGTACGGCGCCCCGGCGGGCTGCTTCGCCCTGCGGCGCAAGCCCGGCGGGCTCGTCTGCGCACTGAACACCTCGGCGGCACCGGTGGACCTGCCCCCGGGCGAGGTGCTGCTGTCCAGCAGCCCGCTGGTCGAGGGCAAGCTGCCGCCCGACGCCGCCGCCTGGCTCATCTAG
- a CDS encoding globin codes for MTPETQDPQTFYEAVGGEPTFRFIVARFYQQVAEDEILRPLYPEEDLGPAEERFRLFLMQYWGGPHTYSDQRGHPRLRMRHAPFKIGPIERDAWLRAMRVAVDEAKLPQPYADQLWAYLEMAAQSMMNSWI; via the coding sequence GTGACCCCGGAAACGCAGGACCCCCAGACGTTCTACGAGGCCGTCGGCGGTGAGCCGACGTTCCGGTTCATCGTCGCGCGGTTCTACCAGCAGGTCGCCGAGGACGAGATCCTCCGCCCGCTCTACCCGGAGGAGGACCTCGGCCCGGCCGAGGAGCGGTTCCGGCTGTTCCTGATGCAGTACTGGGGCGGTCCGCACACCTACTCCGACCAGCGCGGCCACCCCCGGCTGCGGATGCGGCACGCGCCGTTCAAGATCGGGCCGATCGAGCGCGACGCGTGGCTGCGCGCGATGCGGGTGGCGGTCGACGAGGCGAAGCTGCCGCAGCCTTACGCCGATCAGCTCTGGGCATACCTCGAAATGGCCGCACAGAGCATGATGAACAGCTGGATCTGA